The DNA sequence CCAATGTGCTACGCGGCCAGACGGTGATCCCACATGCTTTGTTGTCGGCTTCTGCGGATCAGGAGCAACTCGACGGCGCCGACAACCTGACGATTCGTGAGCGAGAGGTGCTGCAGGCATTACTCTCGGGTAGCACTAACGTGGATATCGCCAATCAGTTGTTTGTCAGCGAGAGCACCATCAAGACGCATCTCTATCGTGTGTTTAGAAAGATTGGTGTCTCAAGTCGTGGACAGGCTATTGCCTGGGCACAGACTCATCTGCATGAGGTTCAGCAGTGAAATATCTGGGCCGCTTGCTCCTGTTAGCGGCCTTCTCGGCTCCTGTTTATTGTCAGGTGCCCGATGTCCACGAAGGCAGCAAGCTGGCGGCGCAGAGCACGAGTGACGCACCGCCCAGGCTGGAGTCTGATCTCATCGATGGACTGATCCTCAACCGCGCGATGACCCGCGTCGGACACAGATTTTATCGTGAATTTGTTGCCGCCTATCGAGATATCGGCGGTATGACGGAGCACGGTGGACTGAGTATTGTCGAGCTAGCTACTGCGCGAAGTGGTAGCAAGATCAGCGTGTTACACAATCGCAAACCTATCTTTGTGACTGTGGTGTCACCGGCGAGCCGGCAGTTGGATAAGCTGGCAGAGCAGGTGGCCAGGCGCGTCGACAGTATATTGAAGCAAAACAAGAAACAGGCTAGCTGGGCTCAGTGGTTGGATCCCGATTTAGCGCCTGATGAATTCTAATAGGGACATTTTCAATGAATCAAGCTAAGTCTTTTCGACCGATAGCCCTGCTATTGGCGGCTACGTTCAGCCTGAGCTCTCAGGCGACACAGCTTATCTATACCCCAGTGAACCCCAATTTTGGTGGCAGTTATCTTAATGGCTCCTACCTGCTGGCGAACGCCTCGGCGCAGAACGATCATAAGGGCGGCTCAGGTTATACGCCCCCCAGTGCCCTCGAGCGCATGGCAAGTTCCCTTGAGTCTCGTCTGATGAGCCAACTCTTTAACGATGCGGCCAATGGCGGTGAGGGCTATCTCAAGACCACGGACTTCGAGATCCAAGTGGTCAACGAAGATGGCATGCTATTGGTGCATATCACCGATCTATTGACCGGCGAAACGACGGTGATCGAAGTTGGTGGGTTGAGCGACAGTTCGAGTGTGGGTGGTTAACGATGAA is a window from the Shewanella loihica PV-4 genome containing:
- a CDS encoding curli production assembly/transport protein CsgE, translated to MKYLGRLLLLAAFSAPVYCQVPDVHEGSKLAAQSTSDAPPRLESDLIDGLILNRAMTRVGHRFYREFVAAYRDIGGMTEHGGLSIVELATARSGSKISVLHNRKPIFVTVVSPASRQLDKLAEQVARRVDSILKQNKKQASWAQWLDPDLAPDEF
- a CDS encoding curli assembly protein CsgF gives rise to the protein MNQAKSFRPIALLLAATFSLSSQATQLIYTPVNPNFGGSYLNGSYLLANASAQNDHKGGSGYTPPSALERMASSLESRLMSQLFNDAANGGEGYLKTTDFEIQVVNEDGMLLVHITDLLTGETTVIEVGGLSDSSSVGG